A stretch of the Lineus longissimus chromosome 10, tnLinLong1.2, whole genome shotgun sequence genome encodes the following:
- the LOC135494318 gene encoding calcium-responsive transcription factor-like → MALQCSDHSYPNKTRRLVQPTKKVNCPAQMTLRQIVYFPEFKITADTRTCSKRDQTSKSLRKRLEEGSGTVEFDHCIKYEFPSPDNHQNHLGGEGAGIRQPVDERIIWQIHFLVREGVSRCSEMMRHIEIYVKNELFRDDEMPSILDRRFYPTRKDIQSHIYRAKIQCRLSKLDQHNLH, encoded by the exons ATGGCATTA CAATGCAGTGATCACAGTTATCCAAACAAGACAAGGCGACTGGTGCAACCTACCAAAAAAGTTAATTGCCCAGCCCAAATGACATTGCGGCAGATAGTCTACTTCCCTGAATTTAAG ATTACTGCTGACACAAGGACATGTTCCAAAAGAGACCAGACATCGAAGTCCCTGCGAAAAAGGCTTGAAGAAGGTAGTGGAACGGTTGAGTTTGATCATTGCATAAAGTACGAATTTCCGTCGCCAGATAACCACCAGAACCATCTGGGTGGTGAG GGTGCAGGCATTCGTCAGCCAGTGGACGAGAGAATCATTTGGCAAATTCATTTCCTCGTGAGAGAGGGAGTGTCTAGATGTTCTGAAATGATGCGCCACATTGAGATTTATGTAAAAAACGAACTTTTCCGTGATGATGAAATGCCCAGTATTTTGGATCGGCGATTTTATCCAACTCGCAAAGACATACAAAGTCACATATACCGAGCCAAAATCCAGTGTCGACTGTCCAAATTAGATCAGCAtaatttacattga
- the LOC135494319 gene encoding uncharacterized protein LOC135494319, with translation MGRSEVDRKIEKLIVEVEKNPGLYDKSSELFKDALKKDDIWRTILDRVGFNSVKEVKQKWKTVRDNYRRYLNATKTKSGQAAKAVTQYKYAGLLEFLKPSLDDRETTSNLGQDTQELDEVDDDGIAAEEDARSSDCENEDISVSVASASSVSRSSTPTPFRNPSASSSKKRKSKDEFDEVVSDFFSEKKKQLQQNRNVPLAQPKEELDDIDRFMKSMGDIVRTLPARAVADIKFKIHGIVHEAQMRHVFPADEVHFNRHQKSASNPVPAFQSGQNTSQQFGQRFGSNQPSPSCTVSRPMTTNESQQQWSLL, from the exons ATGGGAAGGAGCGAAGTggacaggaaaattgaaaaattgattgtGGAGGTGGAGAAAAATCCTGGTCTATACGACAAGAGTTCAGAACTTTTCAAAGATGCTCTCAAAAAGGATGACATCTGGAGAACGATTTTAGATAGAGTTGGATTTAATA gtgTCAAGGAAGTGAAACAAAAATGGAAGACAGTACGGGATAACTACAGGAGATATCTAAATGCCACGAAGACAAAGAGCGGACAAGCAGCAAAGGCAGTGACCCAGTACAAGTATGCTGGGCTCCTAGAGTTCCTCAAGCCTTCCTTGGATGATCGTGA AACAACAAGCAACCTTGGTCAAGATACCCAAGAACTAGATGAGGTTGATGACGATGGTATCGCAGCGGAAGAGGATGCCAGATCATCTGATTGTGAGAATGAGGACATCTCTGTCTCTGTGGCATCAGCGAGTAGTGTTTCCCGTTCAAGCACTCCCACGCCCTTTCGCAATCCATCGGCATCGTCAAGTAAGAAGCGGAAGTCAAAGGATGAATTCGACGAAGTagtttccgattttttttcgGAGAAAAAGAAGCAACTCCAACAAAACCGTAATGTACCTCTTGCACAGCCGAAGGAGGAACTTGATGACATCGATAGATTTATGAAGTCAATGGGCGACATTGTTCGTACGCTGCCAGCACGAGCTGTAGCCGACATCAAGTTCAAGATTCATGGAATTGTCCACGAGGCTCAAATGAGGCATGTGTTTCCTGCTGATGAGGTTCATTTCAATAGGCATCAGAAGAGTGCATCTAACCCTGTACCTGCTTTTCAGAGTGGTCAAAACACTTCCCAACAATTTGGCCAACGTTTCGGAAGCAATCAGCCATCTCCATCTTGCACAGTGAGCAGGCCCATGACCACCAACGAGTCTCAGCAGCAATGGTCATTGCTTTAA